One window of the Eucalyptus grandis isolate ANBG69807.140 chromosome 8, ASM1654582v1, whole genome shotgun sequence genome contains the following:
- the LOC104414444 gene encoding tuberculostearic acid methyltransferase UfaA1 isoform X3 has protein sequence MPTAAWSAWNFLGSTENKVCLTYWLDVLQNLDQKDLPFLVTLNPSREPQNTLLKWCTGHPIPSVAASKASQELDQIQGKRGIWFCGAYQGYGFHEDGLKAGMAAAHGVIGQSHSVLENPQHMVPSLMEMGARLFVTRFLGRYISTGSLILLEEGGTMFTFEGTTKRCPLTVNLRIHSPQFYWKVMTQADLGLADAYINGDFSFVDKDRGLLNLFQILIANRDSDTTVSKLSKKRGWWTPMLLTAGIASAKYFFKHVSRQNTLTQARRNISRHYDLSNELFSLFLDETMTYSCAVFKMEGEDLKVAQMRKICLLIKKARIEKTHEVLEIGCGWGSFAIEVVRQTGCKYTGITLSKEQLKYAESRVKEAGLQDHIKFLLCDYRQLPSTYKYDRIISCEMIEAVGHEYMEEFFSCCESVLAKDGLLVLQFISIPDERYDEYRRSSDFIKEYIFPGGCLPSLSRITSAMASASRLCVEHLDNIGIHYYQTLQCWRKNFMEKKRKILALGFNEEFIRTWEYYFDYCAAGFKLHTLGNYQIVFSRPGNDDAFADPYVSFPSSN, from the exons ATGCCTACAG CAGCGTGGAGTGCATGGAATTTTCTGGGGAGTACTGAAAATAAAGTGTGCTTGACATACTGGCTCGATGTGCTTCAG AACCTTGATCAGAAGGATTTGCCATTTCTCGTGACTCTCAATCCTTCACGAGAACCACAAAACACTTTGCTTAAGTGGTGCACTGGCCATCCAATTCCATCTGTTGCTGCATCGAAAGCTTCACAAGAGCTAGATCAGAtccaaggaaaaagaggaatttGGTTCTGCGGAGCATACCAGG GATATGGCTTCCACGAGGATGGATTGAAG GCTGGCATGGCTGCTGCACATGGAGTGATTGGACAAAGTCATTCTGTTCTTGAGAATCCTCAACATATGGTTCCTTCACTCATGGAAATGGGGGCACGCCTTTTTGTTACTAGATTTCTTGGACGTTATATTTCCACAGGATCGTTAAT TTTATTAGAGGAAGGAGGCACGATGTTTACCTTCGAGGGAACCACAAAAAGATGTCCTCTAACAGTTAATTTGAGGATCCACAGTCCACAGTTTTACTGGAAG gTGATGACTCAGGCTGATCTAGGCCTGGCAGATGCTTACATAAatggtgatttttcttttgtagataAAGATAGAGGTCTTTTAAATCTTTTTCAG ATTCTCATAGCCAACAGAGATTCTGATACTACCGTCTCGAAATTAAGTAAGAAAAG GGGTTGGTGGACACCAATGTTATTAACAGCTGGTATTGCTTCGGCTAAGTACTTCTTCAAGCATGTATCAAGGCAAAACACTTTAACACAAGCTCGCAGGAATATCTCCCGGCATTATGATCTG AGTAATGAACTTTTTTCGCTGTTCTTGGATGAGACTATGACATACTCATGCGCAGTATTCAAG aTGGAAGGTGAAGACCTAAAGGTGGCCCAGATGAGAAAGATCTGTCTTTTGATTAAAAAA GCAAGAATTGAAAAGACGCATGAAGTTCTTGAAATTGGCTGCGGTTGGGGAAGCTTTGCCATTGAAGTTGTCAGGCAAACTGGATGCAAATACACGGGCATTACTTTGTCGAAAGAGCAACTGAAGTATGCTGAATCAAGAGTGAAAGAAGCAGGCCTTCAG GACCACATCAAATTTCTTCTTTGCGATTATCGCCAATTGCCAAGTACCTACAAATATGACAGGATCATTTCCTG TGAGATGATAGAAGCAGTTGGCCATGAATACATGGAGGAGTTCTTCAGCTGTTGCGAATCAGTGCTAGCCAAAGACGGACTTCTTGTTCTACAG TTCATATCCATACCCGATGAGCGGTATGACGAATACCGGCGAAGTTCTGACTTCATAAAAGAATATATCTTCCCTGGTGGCTGCCTGCCTTCGTTAAGCAGGATAACATCAGCTATGGCGTCCGCGTCCCGACTTTG CGTGGAGCATCTGGACAACATAGGCATCCATTACTACCAAACGCTTCAGTGTTGGAGGAAGAACTTCATGGAAAAAAAGAG GAAAATATTGGCTCTGGGATTCAATGAAGAGTTCATAAGGACATGGGAATACTACTTCGACTATTGCGCAGCTGGTTTTAAGTTGCACACCCTTGGAAATTATCAG ATTGTGTTCTCACGTCCAGGCAATGATGATGCTTTCGCTGATCCGTATGTGAGTTTCCCATCGTCGAATTGA
- the LOC104414444 gene encoding tuberculostearic acid methyltransferase UfaA1 isoform X2, which yields MSFSAFSVLSFCRNHHLLQVLGRPQWLTVRRRSHSYVNKVRDELECRGCEIRTSCEVRSISTSDQGCVVLTGDGSEELYDKCIVAVHAPDALRLLGDQATYDEMRVLGAFQYAYSDIYLHRDKTFMPKNPAAWSAWNFLGSTENKVCLTYWLDVLQNLDQKDLPFLVTLNPSREPQNTLLKWCTGHPIPSVAASKASQELDQIQGKRGIWFCGAYQGYGFHEDGLKAGMAAAHGVIGQSHSVLENPQHMVPSLMEMGARLFVTRFLGRYISTGSLILLEEGGTMFTFEGTTKRCPLTVNLRIHSPQFYWKVMTQADLGLADAYINGDFSFVDKDRGLLNLFQILIANRDSDTTVSKLSKKRGWWTPMLLTAGIASAKYFFKHVSRQNTLTQARRNISRHYDLSNELFSLFLDETMTYSCAVFKMEGEDLKVAQMRKICLLIKKARIEKTHEVLEIGCGWGSFAIEVVRQTGCKYTGITLSKEQLKYAESRVKEAGLQDHIKFLLCDYRQLPSTYKYDRIISCEMIEAVGHEYMEEFFSCCESVLAKDGLLVLQFISIPDERYDEYRRSSDFIKEYIFPGGCLPSLSRITSAMASASRLCVEHLDNIGIHYYQTLQCWRKNFMEKKRKILALGFNEEFIRTWEYYFDYCAAGFKLHTLGNYQIVFSRPGNDDAFADPYVSFPSSN from the exons ATGAGCTTTTCAGCCTTCTCGGTTCTGTCCTTTTGCCGCAATCATCATCTGCTTCAG GTTCTTGGCCGCCCTCAGTGGCTTACTGTCCGAAGACGCTCGCATTCTTATGTCAATAAG GTCAGAGATGAGCTTGAGTGTAGAGGGTGTGAAATAAGAACAAGTTGCGAAGTGCGATCCATCTCAACTAGTGATCAGG GATGCGTTGTCCTAACTGGAGATGGTTCTGAAGAATTATATGATAAGTGTATTGTAGCAGTCCATGCACCGGATGCTTTGAGATTGTTGGGAGACCAAGCAACTTACGATGAGATGAGAGTACTTGGTGCATTCCAATATGCCTACAG CGACATTTATCTTCAtcgtgacaaaactttcatgccCAAAAACCCAGCAGCGTGGAGTGCATGGAATTTTCTGGGGAGTACTGAAAATAAAGTGTGCTTGACATACTGGCTCGATGTGCTTCAG AACCTTGATCAGAAGGATTTGCCATTTCTCGTGACTCTCAATCCTTCACGAGAACCACAAAACACTTTGCTTAAGTGGTGCACTGGCCATCCAATTCCATCTGTTGCTGCATCGAAAGCTTCACAAGAGCTAGATCAGAtccaaggaaaaagaggaatttGGTTCTGCGGAGCATACCAGG GATATGGCTTCCACGAGGATGGATTGAAG GCTGGCATGGCTGCTGCACATGGAGTGATTGGACAAAGTCATTCTGTTCTTGAGAATCCTCAACATATGGTTCCTTCACTCATGGAAATGGGGGCACGCCTTTTTGTTACTAGATTTCTTGGACGTTATATTTCCACAGGATCGTTAAT TTTATTAGAGGAAGGAGGCACGATGTTTACCTTCGAGGGAACCACAAAAAGATGTCCTCTAACAGTTAATTTGAGGATCCACAGTCCACAGTTTTACTGGAAG gTGATGACTCAGGCTGATCTAGGCCTGGCAGATGCTTACATAAatggtgatttttcttttgtagataAAGATAGAGGTCTTTTAAATCTTTTTCAG ATTCTCATAGCCAACAGAGATTCTGATACTACCGTCTCGAAATTAAGTAAGAAAAG GGGTTGGTGGACACCAATGTTATTAACAGCTGGTATTGCTTCGGCTAAGTACTTCTTCAAGCATGTATCAAGGCAAAACACTTTAACACAAGCTCGCAGGAATATCTCCCGGCATTATGATCTG AGTAATGAACTTTTTTCGCTGTTCTTGGATGAGACTATGACATACTCATGCGCAGTATTCAAG aTGGAAGGTGAAGACCTAAAGGTGGCCCAGATGAGAAAGATCTGTCTTTTGATTAAAAAA GCAAGAATTGAAAAGACGCATGAAGTTCTTGAAATTGGCTGCGGTTGGGGAAGCTTTGCCATTGAAGTTGTCAGGCAAACTGGATGCAAATACACGGGCATTACTTTGTCGAAAGAGCAACTGAAGTATGCTGAATCAAGAGTGAAAGAAGCAGGCCTTCAG GACCACATCAAATTTCTTCTTTGCGATTATCGCCAATTGCCAAGTACCTACAAATATGACAGGATCATTTCCTG TGAGATGATAGAAGCAGTTGGCCATGAATACATGGAGGAGTTCTTCAGCTGTTGCGAATCAGTGCTAGCCAAAGACGGACTTCTTGTTCTACAG TTCATATCCATACCCGATGAGCGGTATGACGAATACCGGCGAAGTTCTGACTTCATAAAAGAATATATCTTCCCTGGTGGCTGCCTGCCTTCGTTAAGCAGGATAACATCAGCTATGGCGTCCGCGTCCCGACTTTG CGTGGAGCATCTGGACAACATAGGCATCCATTACTACCAAACGCTTCAGTGTTGGAGGAAGAACTTCATGGAAAAAAAGAG GAAAATATTGGCTCTGGGATTCAATGAAGAGTTCATAAGGACATGGGAATACTACTTCGACTATTGCGCAGCTGGTTTTAAGTTGCACACCCTTGGAAATTATCAG ATTGTGTTCTCACGTCCAGGCAATGATGATGCTTTCGCTGATCCGTATGTGAGTTTCCCATCGTCGAATTGA
- the LOC104414444 gene encoding uncharacterized protein LOC104414444 isoform X1 encodes MKVGVIGGGVSGLVAAYEAARGGAKVVVYEKEDYLGGHAKTVSFDGVDLDLGFMVFNRVTYPNMMELFESLRVDMEISDMSFSVSLDEGRGCEWGSRNGLLGLFAQKSNVLNPYFWQMLREIIKFKEDVLSYLEGLERNPDIDRNETLGQFVKSRGYSELFQRAYIIPICGSIWSCSSKGVMSFSAFSVLSFCRNHHLLQVLGRPQWLTVRRRSHSYVNKVRDELECRGCEIRTSCEVRSISTSDQGCVVLTGDGSEELYDKCIVAVHAPDALRLLGDQATYDEMRVLGAFQYAYSDIYLHRDKTFMPKNPAAWSAWNFLGSTENKVCLTYWLDVLQNLDQKDLPFLVTLNPSREPQNTLLKWCTGHPIPSVAASKASQELDQIQGKRGIWFCGAYQGYGFHEDGLKAGMAAAHGVIGQSHSVLENPQHMVPSLMEMGARLFVTRFLGRYISTGSLILLEEGGTMFTFEGTTKRCPLTVNLRIHSPQFYWKVMTQADLGLADAYINGDFSFVDKDRGLLNLFQILIANRDSDTTVSKLSKKRGWWTPMLLTAGIASAKYFFKHVSRQNTLTQARRNISRHYDLSNELFSLFLDETMTYSCAVFKMEGEDLKVAQMRKICLLIKKARIEKTHEVLEIGCGWGSFAIEVVRQTGCKYTGITLSKEQLKYAESRVKEAGLQDHIKFLLCDYRQLPSTYKYDRIISCEMIEAVGHEYMEEFFSCCESVLAKDGLLVLQFISIPDERYDEYRRSSDFIKEYIFPGGCLPSLSRITSAMASASRLCVEHLDNIGIHYYQTLQCWRKNFMEKKRKILALGFNEEFIRTWEYYFDYCAAGFKLHTLGNYQIVFSRPGNDDAFADPYVSFPSSN; translated from the exons atgaaagtgGGGGTGATTGGGGGAGGCGTGAGCGGGCTTGTGGCGGCCTATGAGGCGGCGAGGGGAGGAGCGAAGGTGGTGGTGTACGAGAAGGAGGACTACTTGGGCGGCCATGCCAAGACCGTCTCATTCGACGGCGTGGACCTGGACCTCGGCTTCATGGTCTTCAATCGT GTTACGTACCCTAATATGATGGAGTTGTTTGAGAGTCTCCGAGTGGATATGGAGATATCAGACATGTCATTCTCGGTTAGCTTAGATGAAGGCCGAGGTTGTGAATGGGGAAGCAGAAATGGTCTTTTGGGTTTGTTTGCCCAGAAGTCAAATGTGTTGAATCCTTACTTCTGGCAAATGCTCAGAgaaatcatcaaatttaaggAGGATGTCCTCAG TTACCTAGAAGGGCTCGAGAGGAATCCTGACATTGACCGCAATGAAACTTTGGGACAGTTTGTCAAGTCACGGGGTTACTCTGAATTATTTCAAAGGGCTTACATT ATCCCAATTTGTGGTTCAATCTGGTCTTGCTCTTCAAAAGGAGTCATGAGCTTTTCAGCCTTCTCGGTTCTGTCCTTTTGCCGCAATCATCATCTGCTTCAG GTTCTTGGCCGCCCTCAGTGGCTTACTGTCCGAAGACGCTCGCATTCTTATGTCAATAAG GTCAGAGATGAGCTTGAGTGTAGAGGGTGTGAAATAAGAACAAGTTGCGAAGTGCGATCCATCTCAACTAGTGATCAGG GATGCGTTGTCCTAACTGGAGATGGTTCTGAAGAATTATATGATAAGTGTATTGTAGCAGTCCATGCACCGGATGCTTTGAGATTGTTGGGAGACCAAGCAACTTACGATGAGATGAGAGTACTTGGTGCATTCCAATATGCCTACAG CGACATTTATCTTCAtcgtgacaaaactttcatgccCAAAAACCCAGCAGCGTGGAGTGCATGGAATTTTCTGGGGAGTACTGAAAATAAAGTGTGCTTGACATACTGGCTCGATGTGCTTCAG AACCTTGATCAGAAGGATTTGCCATTTCTCGTGACTCTCAATCCTTCACGAGAACCACAAAACACTTTGCTTAAGTGGTGCACTGGCCATCCAATTCCATCTGTTGCTGCATCGAAAGCTTCACAAGAGCTAGATCAGAtccaaggaaaaagaggaatttGGTTCTGCGGAGCATACCAGG GATATGGCTTCCACGAGGATGGATTGAAG GCTGGCATGGCTGCTGCACATGGAGTGATTGGACAAAGTCATTCTGTTCTTGAGAATCCTCAACATATGGTTCCTTCACTCATGGAAATGGGGGCACGCCTTTTTGTTACTAGATTTCTTGGACGTTATATTTCCACAGGATCGTTAAT TTTATTAGAGGAAGGAGGCACGATGTTTACCTTCGAGGGAACCACAAAAAGATGTCCTCTAACAGTTAATTTGAGGATCCACAGTCCACAGTTTTACTGGAAG gTGATGACTCAGGCTGATCTAGGCCTGGCAGATGCTTACATAAatggtgatttttcttttgtagataAAGATAGAGGTCTTTTAAATCTTTTTCAG ATTCTCATAGCCAACAGAGATTCTGATACTACCGTCTCGAAATTAAGTAAGAAAAG GGGTTGGTGGACACCAATGTTATTAACAGCTGGTATTGCTTCGGCTAAGTACTTCTTCAAGCATGTATCAAGGCAAAACACTTTAACACAAGCTCGCAGGAATATCTCCCGGCATTATGATCTG AGTAATGAACTTTTTTCGCTGTTCTTGGATGAGACTATGACATACTCATGCGCAGTATTCAAG aTGGAAGGTGAAGACCTAAAGGTGGCCCAGATGAGAAAGATCTGTCTTTTGATTAAAAAA GCAAGAATTGAAAAGACGCATGAAGTTCTTGAAATTGGCTGCGGTTGGGGAAGCTTTGCCATTGAAGTTGTCAGGCAAACTGGATGCAAATACACGGGCATTACTTTGTCGAAAGAGCAACTGAAGTATGCTGAATCAAGAGTGAAAGAAGCAGGCCTTCAG GACCACATCAAATTTCTTCTTTGCGATTATCGCCAATTGCCAAGTACCTACAAATATGACAGGATCATTTCCTG TGAGATGATAGAAGCAGTTGGCCATGAATACATGGAGGAGTTCTTCAGCTGTTGCGAATCAGTGCTAGCCAAAGACGGACTTCTTGTTCTACAG TTCATATCCATACCCGATGAGCGGTATGACGAATACCGGCGAAGTTCTGACTTCATAAAAGAATATATCTTCCCTGGTGGCTGCCTGCCTTCGTTAAGCAGGATAACATCAGCTATGGCGTCCGCGTCCCGACTTTG CGTGGAGCATCTGGACAACATAGGCATCCATTACTACCAAACGCTTCAGTGTTGGAGGAAGAACTTCATGGAAAAAAAGAG GAAAATATTGGCTCTGGGATTCAATGAAGAGTTCATAAGGACATGGGAATACTACTTCGACTATTGCGCAGCTGGTTTTAAGTTGCACACCCTTGGAAATTATCAG ATTGTGTTCTCACGTCCAGGCAATGATGATGCTTTCGCTGATCCGTATGTGAGTTTCCCATCGTCGAATTGA
- the LOC104414444 gene encoding tuberculostearic acid methyltransferase UfaA1 isoform X4, with the protein MPTAWSAWNFLGSTENKVCLTYWLDVLQNLDQKDLPFLVTLNPSREPQNTLLKWCTGHPIPSVAASKASQELDQIQGKRGIWFCGAYQGYGFHEDGLKAGMAAAHGVIGQSHSVLENPQHMVPSLMEMGARLFVTRFLGRYISTGSLILLEEGGTMFTFEGTTKRCPLTVNLRIHSPQFYWKVMTQADLGLADAYINGDFSFVDKDRGLLNLFQILIANRDSDTTVSKLSKKRGWWTPMLLTAGIASAKYFFKHVSRQNTLTQARRNISRHYDLSNELFSLFLDETMTYSCAVFKMEGEDLKVAQMRKICLLIKKARIEKTHEVLEIGCGWGSFAIEVVRQTGCKYTGITLSKEQLKYAESRVKEAGLQDHIKFLLCDYRQLPSTYKYDRIISCEMIEAVGHEYMEEFFSCCESVLAKDGLLVLQFISIPDERYDEYRRSSDFIKEYIFPGGCLPSLSRITSAMASASRLCVEHLDNIGIHYYQTLQCWRKNFMEKKRKILALGFNEEFIRTWEYYFDYCAAGFKLHTLGNYQIVFSRPGNDDAFADPYVSFPSSN; encoded by the exons ATGCCTACAG CGTGGAGTGCATGGAATTTTCTGGGGAGTACTGAAAATAAAGTGTGCTTGACATACTGGCTCGATGTGCTTCAG AACCTTGATCAGAAGGATTTGCCATTTCTCGTGACTCTCAATCCTTCACGAGAACCACAAAACACTTTGCTTAAGTGGTGCACTGGCCATCCAATTCCATCTGTTGCTGCATCGAAAGCTTCACAAGAGCTAGATCAGAtccaaggaaaaagaggaatttGGTTCTGCGGAGCATACCAGG GATATGGCTTCCACGAGGATGGATTGAAG GCTGGCATGGCTGCTGCACATGGAGTGATTGGACAAAGTCATTCTGTTCTTGAGAATCCTCAACATATGGTTCCTTCACTCATGGAAATGGGGGCACGCCTTTTTGTTACTAGATTTCTTGGACGTTATATTTCCACAGGATCGTTAAT TTTATTAGAGGAAGGAGGCACGATGTTTACCTTCGAGGGAACCACAAAAAGATGTCCTCTAACAGTTAATTTGAGGATCCACAGTCCACAGTTTTACTGGAAG gTGATGACTCAGGCTGATCTAGGCCTGGCAGATGCTTACATAAatggtgatttttcttttgtagataAAGATAGAGGTCTTTTAAATCTTTTTCAG ATTCTCATAGCCAACAGAGATTCTGATACTACCGTCTCGAAATTAAGTAAGAAAAG GGGTTGGTGGACACCAATGTTATTAACAGCTGGTATTGCTTCGGCTAAGTACTTCTTCAAGCATGTATCAAGGCAAAACACTTTAACACAAGCTCGCAGGAATATCTCCCGGCATTATGATCTG AGTAATGAACTTTTTTCGCTGTTCTTGGATGAGACTATGACATACTCATGCGCAGTATTCAAG aTGGAAGGTGAAGACCTAAAGGTGGCCCAGATGAGAAAGATCTGTCTTTTGATTAAAAAA GCAAGAATTGAAAAGACGCATGAAGTTCTTGAAATTGGCTGCGGTTGGGGAAGCTTTGCCATTGAAGTTGTCAGGCAAACTGGATGCAAATACACGGGCATTACTTTGTCGAAAGAGCAACTGAAGTATGCTGAATCAAGAGTGAAAGAAGCAGGCCTTCAG GACCACATCAAATTTCTTCTTTGCGATTATCGCCAATTGCCAAGTACCTACAAATATGACAGGATCATTTCCTG TGAGATGATAGAAGCAGTTGGCCATGAATACATGGAGGAGTTCTTCAGCTGTTGCGAATCAGTGCTAGCCAAAGACGGACTTCTTGTTCTACAG TTCATATCCATACCCGATGAGCGGTATGACGAATACCGGCGAAGTTCTGACTTCATAAAAGAATATATCTTCCCTGGTGGCTGCCTGCCTTCGTTAAGCAGGATAACATCAGCTATGGCGTCCGCGTCCCGACTTTG CGTGGAGCATCTGGACAACATAGGCATCCATTACTACCAAACGCTTCAGTGTTGGAGGAAGAACTTCATGGAAAAAAAGAG GAAAATATTGGCTCTGGGATTCAATGAAGAGTTCATAAGGACATGGGAATACTACTTCGACTATTGCGCAGCTGGTTTTAAGTTGCACACCCTTGGAAATTATCAG ATTGTGTTCTCACGTCCAGGCAATGATGATGCTTTCGCTGATCCGTATGTGAGTTTCCCATCGTCGAATTGA